The genomic region GGACCGCTTTTGTTGCCTCCATTAAGCCTCAGCCCACCTCGCCAGGTCGCTGACGATATTCTCTTGTACGTCCTGCCGTCTCAACGCTGTGAGACCATGTCGCTTCTCGCGAACATATTAGCTCTCCCTCGAGCTATAGGAGTTTCACGTCTTATAGTGTAGTCCAACTTCAAGTTTTGGCCTGATGAATCTTTGTGTCTAGCTcaagtcgaaccttgggctctgataccacttgttgtgcggaagcgtgaatatcccgtgttgggcctctgctgcatttGTGTCCACAAgtcataatagtacgatattgtccgctttgggccaagccctcacggatctactcttgggctccttcccaaaaggcctcatactattatattttgtagacacttataaagataaTCTTTCATCtctattctaccgatgtgggacatgggtttgcaccctaacaccgccattattttttttttactttttgttTTAAGAGAGTATTTTGTGATGGAAAAAAATTGTGAGGTGATGTGGGTTTATATAATAGTCTTAAAGAATTCTAAAAGGTTTAGGATTATGGAAATTTTAATTAGAGCATGTTTGGTCCTGTTTTTAAAATATAGTTTCTGTTTTTCAAAATTAATTTtcaaaaaattgtttttttctaAAAATGAGGGTATGTTTGGTTAAGCTCATAATAAGTGCTTTTTATAATTTTTAGTGTTTGGCCTAATTtacttgttttagtttattttgaatccatttattattgtataaataTATTTCCCATCAACATATGTAGAAATATAGAATCATAGATAAATGAAATCGGTACGGATTATACTATATTGTAAATTAGAATATAAGACCTTTGTATAGTACGATTGCTTAAACGTCGCCATTTTATAAACAATGACaatgttttattttttataaagTGATTAATTTTTATTAGTGGTCACTTTTTAACATTAAGAAATGATCACTATTTATCGTAAAATGCTCACTTTGTGTCTCTCGCAGTCTCGCTCCATACGATGGTGGCGCACAATAATTATTGTACTTAGTACAGTATAATTTATTGTGAATCAAATTTATGCATAACAGAATGTGACCTGAccttttttatgtttttttcttAATCTTTTCATGATACTTATGATATTTTTTAATTAGTACCCATTTTTATAATACTAGactataaatatatattttattgtaTGGTTTTATAATGTTACAAGTAACATAAAAGATAACAAATTTTGCTTATTAacataatttgacaaaaataaaaataaaaaatttatgtTAACGTTACATCATGCCTTGAAATAATAATTTACCTAGACAAAGTTGGAAGTTTATAGTTGTTGGTTTTGGAAGAAATAGAAACAGAAGCATCAATTTGATACTTCTGTTTTTGGGGTGAAAGAGTGGATTTGAGCTTTAGAAAAACTGCTTCTATTTTTTAAAAACTGAGTGTTTGGCACAACTTCTAGTTTTGAGAAACAAAAACACTTTTTTAATCTTGGCCAAACACATACTTAATTTTGACTTTTAATTGGATTGGATTCTTGTatttaaggggtcgtttggttgccacTTAGAAAATATAGGCATTGAaaaatcccatgattttgaaAACATGTGTTATTTGGTTGACATAAATTTTAGAAAATGTAGGAATTAGAACTTTCCGGGAACTTCCAATTCCTACCTGATGTGGGAAGTTGTTTACCTACTCCCCCTTAGTCATTGAAAGTTCCTGTGGAATTTAATTCCCACAtgagcaaccaaacacttttcCGAAATTCAACCGAATTAAATGAGGGAACTTAATTCCCATAAATTGTATTTCCCAGAAAAATTAAGTTACTtgatcaaccaaacaacccctaaatATTAATTACTCCAATTAGTAATTAACAAAGATCTAATGGAAGTTGGAGACTTGGAAAGTTTAcctaaaaataaatctatttatACTTCCTTTTATTTTATATGCATCATTAAAACCTTAAAACGACTATCTAAATTTATAGTCAAACTTTGTGATGATAAAAAAATCAATTATGATGAATGTTACCGAATGTCACGTTACTTTATTGAATAGAAAAGCAGAGGACAAAATTTTGTTTAGTAAAGGTTATGTAGAAGAGAAGAAGTCGTCCATGAGAATGGATTTTGAAGTTGAACACCATGTTCAAACAGATGATCGTCTAGGAGCAATTTCATCTATCAACCATGTCCTCGACTCAGAAGATATTATGAGAAGTCATATATTTGAAAGGTTGGACTGTAATGATAAGAAGAACGTAGCAGAGGTATGTAAAGCTTGGGCTAAGTGGTTTCTTATCGGAACAGATGGACCTAAATTTAAAAGAGATTACAAAAGTTCGTTGCAAAAAGAAGACGACAATGGAGTCGTCAAGGTCAAAAGAGGGGGTATTGAGGTTAAGACATATTGCCGATGTCGGAAGATGATCGATCAAACAGAAAAAGATGTTTTTCATCTTAATCAGAACCTTGCTATGACACTTTTACATGAATTACATCTTAAGGAAAAGCTCCTCTTAATAGATTATAAGATCAAATACCTTATATGTCATAACTTACGaaattaaataaatcatgtcCTATTTGTTAAAAGTGGTGTCAACtttcaattaaattgattgattgattgttttAAGTCTTAGATAGGCTCAAATAATTTTTGTTGATGTGGTACGGTAGAAGGAGTAATACCCTTGGTTAAATTAAACTTCATTATTCATTATGTTGACGATTGATGATATATACTACTTATGTTACCGAGTTTTTTGGTACTGATATTCGTATCATGATATAGTTCACACTATTTAGGGGGTGATTGGTTGAAACTATCGGAATGTGAAATGGATTCAATGCAATCTAAATCTAAATTAGTTTTTGGTCAATCCATTCTTTTGTTTTCGTTGGAGGTTTTTGAAAAAGAGTTACATACTTACTTGATTGATTCTATTTCCCTTCTAACCTCGTGAATCTCATACCTATCTAAACCTTTAATGTGCAATACAGAGGCGGACCCAAGATTTTGTATTGGggtagcaaaaaaaaaattagtctaTATATGCATGTAAAGAGATTTTAATCCAGGGCTGTTTACACTTTATCTTTTTATCGCTCCATAAGGCCATAATTACTAATGTCGCCTGAGCAAATGACCAAGTTACCCTTTCACTAATACACTAATTACCCTATAAATCGTAAACCGTTCGATGTTGACCAAATTAAATCTGGACTGTTAATATATAATGgcctccatttctttttaggaaatagaGAGGATTTTGACTCTTTTTAATTTGTACTCGTCGCATATGAAAATTGATGATCACCCTAGGTCCTCTAATCGTTAAATTATACGTCCAAAATCCAATCATACAAATTCATTTGATGAATGAAAATATCAAAAAAGTCAATGCAATCGGAAATTACATAATGTGTATAAACCGAATCCGATTGATTTTCCTCGTTTCGAAAATGTTTTTCATGATTGAAATATTCTTAGTTGTTAATTATTAAGTTTATTATGAATTGGAAAAACATAAAAATAGTTGTAAGATATTTATTTATTAGAGAAAAATAAAGATAGGGAGGTTAGAATTGTAAAGTATATGACATAATTTGGGCGATATTAGTAAAACTCGGGTGATAAAAAGCAGCTCCGGCTGTTTATTGCACATTTAAATGATTTAATGGAATAATATTTATTTATCTACTATTCAACAATAGTTCGGGTAGCAAATATCCATCCTCTAAaccattttttttatgtttggggtTGCGGCCGCCATTCCTTGCTACTACGTGGATCCACCTTGTTCCAAGGTCCCACCAATTTACGATGGCAAgtatgggtttttttttttttttttttaataaagcgGTTCTAAATTAAAATTTCTTTCAGTCATTTAAAATTTTCGATGAACAAATATATTATCTAAGCATTAAATTCTACGACAAAGCCAAATACTACATACGCAGTTTTATTCAAAAACAAAATTTGGTAAGGCCAAATACTCCAATCTCCTTTGATATAAACATGGCAGCAACGAAATGAGAGACGATCGATCATTCAAAGGCCCACTGGTTCTCCTTTCGAATCTCTGCTTCTTCTTCGGGTGTGAAGTCGTTTTTAATGTTGAATGTCTCTCTGATTTCCTCTGGTGTCTTTCCTTTTATCATATCGGCAACTGTTTGACAGGTCAAGTCCAACAAATCCTTGATGTTCAGATAATTAGCGGCCTGATATAACACAATTAACAGCTTGTTAGGATAAACTGTATTTTATTGGTTAAAAAGACGTCACATACTATAAATTATAAAACGGTCTCACACAAAAATTAAGTCAGCAAATCACGTGGGCAATCCACAAAAGGAAAAGAGATGAAAAGGTGAGCTACCAAGATGAGATAAAAAAGGGTAGTTTGGTCAACTTTGACAAAATCCTCATCCCACATCTTAAGCTCATCATCACCAACAGAAGCAGCAGCAGttgtagtaattgttgcatctgCGGTTTTCGCAGCGGCGGCATTGACATGTTTCCTACAATACTCGATAACTTTAGACAAGATTTTAGCATTAACATTAGGAAGAGGAATTGCGTTGTCGGCACAATCATCTTCAATCATATGTTTTATTGTTTGAGATTCCAACGCCACAATCTCGTCCACCTCGAAATCCTCGCCGTCTGATGATTTCAACAAGATCTTCTTTGATGTTGTTGTttccgccattgttgttgttcttcttgcttttttatttctctttgttttttgAGAGTTTTTTTtaaaacggaaaattcacgtggtactcTCGAACTTTGTCATTCTGCACGTGGtgcccaactttttaagtttgtgtacataataccctccatgtttaattttcatgtacAACATGCTctttttgtcgctataaaaaaacttaattgcgcataactcctagaccggaattcagaatcggacaatttttttttcctaaaatgattatctcttcataatctacgatttgagaaaaaaaaatgccGCCTGACtttttatagggttttttttctaaacgaaaatctcaaatcaaccatattttcgatcttaaatttccgaatgacGATTTTCGTTTTATCAATCTATAGATCGTGAagagataatcaatttgaaaaaaaaaattagtcaattccgatttctggtttatgatttatgctcaattgaaaattttaataaCGATAAAAAGGGTACGTTGTGCTTCAAAATCAAATCTGAAGGATagcatgtgcacaaacttaaaaagttgggtactaCGTGCAAAATGTTAAAGtttgagggtaccacgtgaattttccgttttttttttgtgatggaAGATAAGTGTGGGGTGAGGTGGGTTTATATAGTATGAAGGAATTCTAAAAGGTTTAGGATTATGGAAATTTTAACTTtaattggtttttattttttaattaactagtattggtgcccggcttcgcccgggctacctttaattaccattaatttttttttcattaaataaaattactcaaAGTTGGATAAtttataaatttatcattaatatatttttttatgacaTATTATAGAATTACaattaaataaattttgagacaaattcactactcacGCTTTAAATATTTTGCTCTTATTagtgaaacaatagtaataaaatttcactacttgcccataATCATTGCTACTtttactactcccgccgtaattattgttactgtcactactgccgcattaatgtTGATAATTTCGCTtttcccgccgtaattattgttactttaactattaccgcattaatattgattatttcactactcccgtcgttgtttctaccactttacTAATCTCGctaataatattgttacttttactatttaaatgagtgattactatcatataactatgtCAATGATACTACAATTATTTTCTTTACTCACGAAATACTTTTACTACTtatgcatgcaattttaagagaattatatatttatataaatatattacatatatgcattaaatcaaatcgaaagaattagcAATATTATATactatggaatctaacttgaattctttataacctacttatattatattttagtatgttaaataattaacatctctatacatctaataaactataaagtttaataaaattgcatagattttaaatttaatatataattttatgatgataataactaataccataagtgtgcatgtttataccacttaattattttattttaaggaaattgaccatattctagtcttctataaatatttaggaaaattaccaatcatcttctttcttttattctctttgaaattgaccatcttaattaattattttattttaagaaaattgaccatcttaattaattaattaattaattaattattttattttaaggatattaaccatgttttagtctcttacaaatatttagggaaattatcaagcttctatataatttaattttaacccaaactatataatatttgcgtTGATATctcttaatcgggtccatcacacggtgctagtgatttaaaactatatagtataattaatttgtataactttatttaattacattgaagtcccttggtttctgaaattaatatatagtattgattgattaataattaataattaacaaaGATCTAATGGAAGAAGGAGACTTGGAAAGTTTACCAAAAGAGTTAaatcttatttatttttattatataagGCATCATTAAAACCTAAAATGACCCTAAATTTAAAGTCAAAATTTGTCACAGCCAAAAATTCAACTATGAACGTTATCGAATGTCCCGTAACTTCATTCAATAGAAAGGCAGAAGACAAAATTTTGTTTAGCAAAGATTATGTAGAAGGGAAGAAGTCGTCTATGAGAATGGATTTTGACGTTGAACACCATGTTCAAACAGATTATCGTCTAGGAGCAATTTCATCTATCAACCATGTCCTCGATTCAGAAGATATTATGAGAAGTCATATATTTGAAAGTTGGACTGTAATGATAAGAAGAACGTGGCAGAGGTATGCAAAGCTTGGGCTAAGTGGTTTCTTATCGGAATAGATGAACCTAAATTCAAAAGAGATTACAAAAGTTCGTTGCAAAAAGAAGTAGACAATGGAGTCGTGAAAATCAAAAGAGGGCCTAATGAGGTTAAGACACATTGCCAATGTCGGTGGATAATCAATCAAACATCAAAAAATGTTTTTCATCTTAATCAGAAGCTTGTTATGACAGTTTTACATTTTTTAAGCAAAAGTTCGTCTTAATAGATGATAAGTTCAAACACCTTATATCTTTAGCGATTAGTCGTCATAACTTACGAATTAGATAAACCATGTCTTATTTGTTAAAAGCGCGGTTGAGGGGGTCATTTACTACTTTAGTGTTATCCACTTTCAATTAAATTGATTGTTTTAAGTATTGGGCTCAAATAAATTTCGTTATTATTCTTtcttgatgatttttttttttttttttgggtaacgAGGGAATCCGCAGCCGCTACCTCCGGTGCGCATTGGGTAAACCCGCGGGtgtacgtgatagcctgcaaaccacgtataccagATTACCAGGTAAACCACCCAAGGGTGACAGGCTCGAAGTCTATTAGGCATGGGCTCAGGCCAGAATGTtccacaagattttgctcttgggGATTTCACCTAAGTTTCACCTAAGTTTTAATCACTAAACTTCATGTTTGTAATCTAGAAACTATAATTGCAAACTTATTATAGTGAGTAAGAAAAGTggccttatttatattttatgtacCACTTTTGATGATATATGTATATTTATGATACATTGTAATTAGTAACGATGTCTATAATGTTGGTACCTATTTTTTTCCTATCTTGTGGTTTCACGCTAATTTGAAGGTGCTTGGTTGAAACGTTCCGAATGTGGAATGGATTCTCTATTCTAGTGCTTGGTCAATCCATTCTAGTGTACATTTTGGTTGGAGGTTTTGAAAAACAGTTACCCATTTGATTGATTCTATTTGCCTTGCAATTCCGTGAATCTCATACTTATTAAAATCCTTAAATTTTCAACTTCATTCCACCTCGTTATTAATATATCCATTCTAAGGTCCAACCAATTTACGATGAGAAGTATGAggttcttttgtttttgttttctttttttttttttgataaagtgatattaaattaaaattatattCGAGCCAGTATGTTACAAGCTAGGGGGAACGAGGCAGGGATTAGGAGTAGATCTTCAATTGAAGTATAGAAGTATGTGTGAAATTCTATGTTTTGTGAATgtgatgaatttttttttttttttaaaaaaatcaacCTTGGAAAAAAGCCTCCCTATCCTCCTTCTCGCTAAAAAAAACCCTATATCCTCCCCCTTTGCTGCCGCCGTTCTCCTCCTTCCTCCCACCGCCACCCATCAACCCCCTACCATGTCGCCGGGGATGGGG from Silene latifolia isolate original U9 population chromosome 3, ASM4854445v1, whole genome shotgun sequence harbors:
- the LOC141646406 gene encoding SKP1-like protein 1A, whose product is MAETTTSKKILLKSSDGEDFEVDEIVALESQTIKHMIEDDCADNAIPLPNVNAKILSKVIEYCRKHVNAAAAKTADATITTTAAASVGDDELKMWDEDFVKVDQTTLFYLILAANYLNIKDLLDLTCQTVADMIKGKTPEEIRETFNIKNDFTPEEEAEIRKENQWAFE